TGGGCTTTCGATACGGCCTTTTCATCTCGTTTTCCCCTATTGCTAACTGCTTCGCATCGGCACTAGCCTATGGTATTGTCCATGCTAAAGCTTCAGTCACTCAGTGGCAGCTCTTATTTATTATTGGTAAGTCAGGAGATTCAACGGACGGGATCGTGCTaatctcctcgtcctctcTTAAATATAGAGGGTATTCCTACAATTATAATTGCTCCTCTTgcgttcttcttccttccgaAGGGACCCGGTGAATGCCGATTCCTTACACAGAGAGAGAATGAAATTGTTCATCTTCGTGCACTCTCGGCCCGCGGACACGAGGAAAAAGGCAAATTAAATATGAAGCAGGTATTTGCTGCTTTTTACGACTACAAGAATTATTTTCAAGCCGTCATTATCTTCTGTCTCAATGTGGGTTTCCGTTACCTCCGACTCGAATATATAACTCTTTCGTGGCTAATATCTTATTACTTACATAGGCAGCCTTCGCTGCGCTACCCGCATTCTTGACCACCATTATAGAGGACATTGGATATTCCTCAATTAAAGCACAGGGTCTCTCCGCACCGCCCTACCTGGCCTCCTACTTTATCTGCTTAGCATCCTCATTTCTGTCCGATAGGGTCAGGAATAGATCCTATCTCCTCAGCGCCCTGAGCACAATAGGGGCTATCGGATACCTGGTGCAAGCACTTGTCAAGACTAGTTCTGTACGGTATTTCGCTGTGTATCTCATTTGCGGTGGCGTCTTTCCCGCTGTGGCGCTTACTTTTACTTGGGTGACAGACAACCAAGGCTCTGCCTCCAAACGAGGTGCGGGATTAGTTATATTCGGGATGGTGGGCCAGACCGGCTCAATCGCTGGTTCTCGTTTCTTCCCCAAGGAGGAAGGGCCGTTCTACACCAAGGGGATGGCCATTAGTGCAgggcttcttttctttgctgccaTCGTCGCTCAAGTCTTGAGAGCCCTGATGTCTAGGGAAAACAAACAACGGGACCGGATCCACGGCCCTGTCCACAGCAGCGACATGTCAAACGATGTCCTGAATGCCGGAGATGAGCACCCCAGCTACCGCTTCATGCTATGAATGGGAACAAGTGAAGACTATTATGGAGGAATACTGGTCTGAGGTCATTTGAGCGTGAGGTTGCAGATTTGCTCCCTTTGATTAAATTGAAATCCAGTAGATGGTAACTCCCCCGTTTAAGCTAGATTCATTATGTCAAAGCTATCAACCTGTCAAAGTACTCTCAACTATGAGTAGTGACTCCTATAAATATGTAATCGAAATAGGACTATAAGATCGACTAATGTTATCTACTTATTCACGTGACCCAGTTATTTTCCGAATACGCTACGTTACCTTACGTTACGACGTttagtatgtactgtactccgtaagttATCAAGCAGATCATGGGACAAGACGCGGGGAAACATTAAGGTATTATATAATCCCAGCCCCGGCCAACACGTCGCTCACCTGATCTCCGTTGAAGTAATTTCCCCATCCTATTCAATTACAATGGAATCTGCCTCCCGATCCAAAGGAAGGAGGTAT
This DNA window, taken from Aspergillus flavus chromosome 5, complete sequence, encodes the following:
- a CDS encoding permease of the major facilitator superfamily, with the translated sequence MDMEKAECSDHKENVTTGNGSIPADEVLAQFTEAEKLKAFRKLDWNLIPLLGVLYMLSYIDRGNVGNAYTAGMGKEWGITSNQYSWIITAYYLAYIAFHWFILLWKLVSLPLWVALMAFGWGVASILQAATVNLAGMIVLRCLIGASEAGFAPGVALFLSFFYHRSEMGFRYGLFISFSPIANCFASALAYGIVHAKASVTQWQLLFIIEGIPTIIIAPLAFFFLPKGPGECRFLTQRENEIVHLRALSARGHEEKGKLNMKQVFAAFYDYKNYFQAVIIFCLNAAFAALPAFLTTIIEDIGYSSIKAQGLSAPPYLASYFICLASSFLSDRVRNRSYLLSALSTIGAIGYLVQALVKTSSVRYFAVYLICGGVFPAVALTFTWVTDNQGSASKRGAGLVIFGMVGQTGSIAGSRFFPKEEGPFYTKGMAISAGLLFFAAIVAQVLRALMSRENKQRDRIHGPVHSSDMSNDVLNAGDEHPSYRFML